A DNA window from Haloactinospora alba contains the following coding sequences:
- a CDS encoding pyroglutamyl peptidase gives MSATTATVEESRAELETPQLILRRSGFAAAAPLFSADLAAASDLDQATQTVSSHGRRLWSEAARQETTDDRVLYWARLALIARLRSWQPSFQLGQRDRAALITRLEHASRGHDDLVFPPDDRLLGVIVTGFDPCGLDADIRASNSSGVAALALHGATFDLDGHTVVVRTALFPVRWRDFTGGMVESALSPHYTGGDGGTAPANAVVALGQGDEDCFVLETHSAAWRSDAADNEDVRAPGPVPLTGSGTPGPQWARSSLPHRTMVTESSGNVPVRENTSVVEVPAGSEEPVLRSDGPTAGSRAREGSGGNGLFNELAYRGAVLRDAASRNVPTGHIRTPPLRSGSDERRETTGPGIGISRAELVEQVRGMVPAALGGSTDTD, from the coding sequence ATGAGTGCCACCACAGCGACCGTCGAGGAATCCCGCGCCGAGCTGGAGACACCGCAGCTCATCCTACGCCGCTCCGGGTTCGCCGCGGCCGCTCCCCTGTTCTCCGCCGACCTCGCCGCGGCCAGCGACCTGGACCAGGCCACCCAAACTGTGTCCTCACACGGCCGCAGACTCTGGTCGGAGGCCGCCCGCCAAGAGACGACCGACGACCGGGTTCTCTACTGGGCCCGGTTGGCGCTCATCGCACGGCTCCGGTCCTGGCAACCGTCCTTCCAACTCGGACAACGGGACCGGGCCGCTCTGATCACCCGGCTGGAACACGCCTCCCGTGGACACGACGACCTGGTCTTCCCGCCGGACGACCGGTTGCTCGGCGTCATCGTGACCGGCTTCGACCCGTGCGGCCTCGACGCCGACATCCGAGCTTCCAACTCCTCGGGGGTCGCGGCGCTCGCCCTGCACGGCGCCACCTTCGACCTCGATGGACACACCGTGGTGGTACGCACGGCGCTCTTCCCGGTGCGGTGGCGCGACTTCACCGGCGGGATGGTGGAGAGCGCCCTGTCCCCGCACTACACCGGAGGCGACGGCGGCACGGCGCCGGCGAACGCCGTCGTCGCCCTCGGCCAGGGGGACGAGGATTGCTTCGTCCTGGAAACACACAGCGCGGCGTGGCGCAGCGACGCCGCAGACAACGAGGATGTGCGGGCTCCCGGGCCGGTGCCTCTCACCGGGTCCGGGACCCCGGGGCCGCAGTGGGCCCGCTCCTCACTGCCGCACCGGACCATGGTCACCGAGTCCTCCGGAAACGTTCCGGTGCGGGAGAACACCTCCGTCGTCGAGGTTCCGGCCGGTTCGGAGGAACCAGTCCTCAGGAGCGACGGCCCTACCGCGGGATCCCGGGCCCGGGAGGGCTCCGGTGGGAACGGACTGTTCAACGAGCTCGCCTACCGCGGTGCGGTGCTCCGGGACGCCGCGAGCCGGAACGTTCCCACCGGCCATATCCGGACTCCCCCGCTACGGTCCGGCTCCGACGAGAGGCGGGAAACCACCGGTCCTGGTATCGGGATCTCCCGTGCCGAACTCGTCGAACAGGTACGCGGCATGGTCCCCGCCGCGTTGGGCGGAAGCACGGACACCGACTGA
- a CDS encoding aldehyde dehydrogenase family protein, with translation MTETTSAQSPADLRSVIGGVPLQRADRPMANTNPSLTEEVLAHVSLADRGDFSSACRTAKQAQQEWARTPAPIRGQVIGNIADLATANKEALSRAVTRDIGKTLTEARGEVQEVIDTCEFFRSEGRRLYGHTVPSEMPDKQLFTFRDPLGVAAVITAGNFPVAVPSWYIVPALLTGNTVVWKPAEYSASCAWVLYEVFSRAGLPPGVLNIVYCEGEEAFAGLSDALDEGLVDKVGFTGSTTVGSRIGELCGRHLQTPCLELGGKNPMVVTEDADVELAAEGALFSGFGTAGQRCTSLGTAIVHESVYERFISLLTEATASAAVGDPTRDVLYGPMINERFAERYEGFLNWISDHHRVLGSTATGRITPARPREGFVGDPESGFFYHPVILDGVRPSDKVFTEETFGPIIGVTTYRHLEEAIELSNLPGYGLSSAVYTTDPRTAFTFRSGVGAGMVSVNNSTSGAEAHMPFGGNGRSGNGGRLSGTWVLDQFTRWRSMNWDYSGKLQKAQMDVAQIEADMSFRLE, from the coding sequence GTGACCGAGACAACCTCTGCCCAGTCTCCCGCCGACCTTCGGTCCGTGATCGGCGGTGTCCCCCTGCAGCGCGCGGACCGCCCCATGGCCAACACCAATCCCTCGCTGACGGAGGAGGTGTTGGCCCACGTCAGCCTTGCCGACCGGGGGGACTTCTCCTCGGCGTGCCGCACCGCGAAGCAGGCCCAACAGGAGTGGGCGCGGACTCCCGCTCCCATCCGTGGCCAGGTCATCGGTAACATCGCCGACCTGGCCACGGCCAACAAGGAGGCGTTGTCCCGCGCGGTGACCCGCGATATCGGAAAGACCCTCACGGAGGCGCGCGGTGAGGTTCAGGAGGTCATAGACACATGCGAGTTCTTCCGCAGTGAGGGACGCCGGTTGTATGGCCATACCGTCCCTTCGGAGATGCCGGACAAACAGCTGTTCACGTTCCGTGACCCGCTGGGTGTGGCCGCTGTCATCACGGCGGGGAACTTCCCCGTGGCTGTTCCCTCGTGGTACATCGTCCCTGCCCTCCTCACCGGAAACACGGTCGTGTGGAAGCCGGCCGAATATTCCGCCTCCTGCGCCTGGGTGCTCTACGAGGTGTTCTCCCGCGCGGGGCTCCCCCCGGGTGTGCTGAACATCGTCTACTGCGAGGGAGAGGAGGCGTTCGCGGGGCTGAGCGACGCCCTCGACGAGGGACTCGTTGACAAGGTCGGCTTCACCGGCTCCACCACGGTGGGCTCCCGCATCGGGGAACTGTGCGGCCGTCACCTCCAGACCCCCTGTCTCGAGCTCGGGGGCAAGAACCCCATGGTTGTCACGGAGGACGCCGATGTGGAGCTGGCGGCCGAGGGAGCGCTGTTCTCCGGATTCGGCACCGCCGGACAGCGGTGCACCTCGTTGGGAACCGCGATCGTGCACGAGTCGGTCTACGAGCGGTTCATCAGCCTGCTCACGGAGGCGACCGCCTCAGCTGCGGTGGGGGATCCCACCCGCGACGTGCTCTACGGACCGATGATCAACGAGCGTTTCGCGGAGCGTTACGAGGGCTTCCTCAACTGGATCAGTGACCACCATCGGGTTCTGGGGTCAACGGCGACCGGAAGGATCACCCCCGCCCGTCCGCGGGAGGGGTTCGTCGGAGACCCGGAATCGGGCTTCTTCTACCATCCGGTGATCCTGGACGGGGTGCGTCCCAGCGACAAGGTATTCACGGAGGAGACCTTCGGCCCCATCATCGGCGTGACCACCTACCGGCACCTCGAGGAAGCGATCGAACTGTCCAACCTCCCCGGTTACGGCCTGTCAAGCGCGGTATACACCACTGACCCACGAACGGCGTTCACGTTCCGTTCCGGTGTCGGAGCGGGCATGGTCAGTGTCAACAACTCCACCTCGGGTGCCGAGGCGCACATGCCGTTCGGTGGGAACGGCCGTTCCGGCAACGGTGGACGGCTGTCCGGCACCTGGGTACTGGACCAGTTCACCCGGTGGCGGTCGATGAACTGGGACTACTCCGGCAAGCTCCAGAAAGCGCAGATGGACGTTGCCCAGATAGAGGCGGACATGAGTTTCCGGTTGGAGTGA